The Candidatus Binataceae bacterium sequence CACGTGGCTGGCGATGGCCTCGACGCCGCGGCATCCGGAGCGGGCGCTCGAGACGCTGAAGCAGGTCGAACCGCTGATCAAACGCGGCGGTATTCCGCAGGTACTCTGCAAGCCATTCTCGGCCCAGCTCGACCTGCACAATCCATTTTCATTCGCCGACAATGAAGTTTGGAATCGGGTCTTTAATCAGCCGGCCGAAAAGCAGAAGCAGATTTACAGCGATCCCGAGTTCCGCAGGCAATTTCGCGACAGCCTGAAGCGGCCGCACCTGTTCGGCGGCCATTGGCATCGCGTCGATGTCCTCGAGGCAACCAATCCCGCGCTCAAGCAATACGAAGGTAAATCGGTGCAGGAAGTCGCCGAGATGCGCGGCAAGGACGGCCTCGATACGTTCCTCGATCTCGCGGTCGAGGACGACCTCAACCTCCAGTACATCATGCAGCAGTTCCATGAGGAGGGCATCCAGCAACTCATCAGCGATCCGCGCACGATGATTGGACTCAGCGACGGCGGCGCGCACGTCGATATGCTCTGCGACGCGGGCTACACGACTTACCTGCTCGGCAACTGGGTGCGCAATCGCGAGGCGGTGACGCTCGAATTCGCGGTCAAGCGCATCACGTCGGAGCCGGCGAACTTCTTCGGCATCCGCGAGCGCGGCCAACTGAAGCAAGGCTGGAAGGCCGACGTCACCGTGTTCGATCCCAACACCGTCAATTCCGCCAAGCGCGCGAAGATGGCCCACGATCTCCCCGGTGGCGGCCGCCGACTGGTGATGCCGGCGGAGGGAATCGAGTACACGATCGTCAACGGCCACCTGTCATACGAGCATGGCAAGCAAAGCGGCCACCTGGCGGGCGAGGTGATTCGTTCGACCGCCGCGTAAAGTCGCCACTCGACGAATTGACTACTGGAGGGCCGAGAGTCGCTGCTCTCGGCCCTCGTCATTAAGGCCTTTTCCAACACCGGAGTAGAGTCATGAAAGGAATCTCACATGTCGCAGTCGGGGTGAGCGATATGGCGCGCTCGCTGCCGTTCTATCGCGATTTGCTCGGCCTCGAAGTAATGCTCGATACGGAAGAGAAAGTCGGCAACGGCTCGCGACACGCAGTTTACATGCGATGGGGCCGCGACGGCGGCTTCCTCGTGCTCTCGCAAACGCTCGGGCGCGATGCCTCGGGTATTCCGCTGCGGCTGCATCAGGTCGGGCTGCATCATTTCGCGTTCTTGGTCGACGATCTGGAAAAGCGCTTCGAGAAATTGAAAAACGCGGGGGTGAAAATCATCGTGCCACCCTATGCAGCCGACACGAGCGCATACGGTGAGAAATCCGGCGGCAAGGTCCTGACCTGCCTCTTCGAAGATCCCGACGGAACGATTTTACAGTTCGACCAACGCATGAATTGAGGAAGCTGCGATGAAAGGTTACGGCGTCACATTGTCACCGATGTCCCGCGCGGCCGCGCGCGCGTCCAACGACAAACCGACCAGCTATGCCGGTTTCGTCGAGCTCGCACGCGAGACTGAGGACGCGGGCTTCTGCGGTGTTTTCATTCCCGAGGCCGTCAACGATGCGCTGATGAGTTCGTTTGCGGTTGCGAACGCGACGAAGCGCATCAACATCGCGACCTGGATCGTGAACATCTATCTGCGCGAGCCTGCCCTGTGCGCGATCTCGGCGGAGATGGTGCAGGAGGCCGCGCAGGGCCGCTTCATCCTGGGTCTCGGCGTGAGCCATCGCCCCGCGCTCGAAGCGCGCGGTATCGACATGGGCAACGCGCGCGAGCGCTTGCGTCATGACACTGAGATAATTCGCAAGGCGTTTCACGGCGAGCTCGAAATGTTCGGGATGAAGTTCCCGAAACCGAACCATCCGATTCCGATCTACTTCGCCGCGCTCGCGCTCGAGACCTCGAAGCTCGGCGGCGAGATGGCCGACGGCCTGATGCTCTACATGTGCCCTCCAGAGCGAATGCGCAAATCAATCGACGCCGCGCACGACGTTGCGAAAAAGCATGGGCGTCAAGCGGGCAGCGTCACCATGACTTGCGGCGTGCCGGTTTTTCTTAGTGACGATCTGAATGCGGCCTACGAAACTGCTCGGCGCGGACTCGCCTTCTATGGCGCGTTGCCCTTCTACAATCGAATCATGGCGAACAGCGGATTTACAGAGCCCGCCGCACGGATAATGGAAGCGGCGCAGCGCCGCGACTCCGCTGCGATGGCCGCGGCGATCACTAATGAGCTCGCCGATGCGGTCGCGCTCATCGGGCCGGCCTCGCGATGTATCGAGCGGCTCGACGCGTATCGCAAGCAGGGCGCCGACGTTCTGATCTTCGCGCCCAATCCCGTGGGCGAGGACTATGCGAGCTGCGTCCGCCGGATCCACAAAGCGTTTGCGAAATTGAACTAGATGTTGGACGCGCTTCGATGATCAAAATCGCACTACTCGACGACTATGCCCGCGTGGCGCTCAAATCCGCCGATTGGTCGCTGCTCGACAGCAAGGCCGAGATCACCGTCTTCGATCGTCATCTATCCGAGGACGAGGCCGCCACTGTGTTGCGCCCCTTTGACGTGCTGTGCACGATTCGCGAGCGGATGAGTCTGCCGCGCAGTCTCTTCGAGCGGCTGCCAAATCTGAAGCTCGTGACGATCATCGGGATGTCGCTGCCGAACCTCGACATGAACGCGGCGTCGGAGCATGGCGTGCTCGTCGCGCACTCGAATTTCGCCAACCCGATCTTCGCCAACATCATGAACGCGACGCCCGAATTGACCTGGGGTCTAATGATCGCGACTGTTCGTCACATGGGCCTCGAGACGCACCGGATGCGCGAGGGCCAGTGGCAGTCCACGATGGGCACCATCCTGGCCGGCCGCACGCTTGGCCTGCTGGGACTCGGGCGTATCGGCAAACGCATGGCCGCCTATGCGCAAGCTTTCGGCATGAAGGTGATCGCGTGGAGCCAGAATCTCACTGATGAAACTGCAGCGTCCGTCGGAGCGCGGCGCGTTGAGAAGGACGAACTCTTTCGACAATCTGACGTGCTTTCGATCCACGTCGTGTTGAGCGATCGCACGCGCGGACTCGTGACCGCACGCGAGCTCGCGCTGATGAAACCTAAGTCTTACCTCATCAACACTTCGCGCGGGCCGATCGTCGTCGAGGCGGATCTGATCGCCGCGCTGCGCGCAGGCCAGATTGCCGGCGCGGGAATCGACGTCTTCGATGTCGAGCCGCCTCCAGCTGATCACCCGTTCCGCACGATGGACAATGTGGTCGTCACTCCCCATCTCGGCTATGTCACGGACGAGACGCTGCGGGCGTTCTACACCGACACGCTCGACGCAGTTGTCGCGTACGTCAACGGCGCCCCGATTCGTATCGCAAACCCCGCGGCGCTGGAGCATCCGAAACAGCGTGGCTCACGATGACAAGGAGCTAACTAATGGCATCCAATCTTGAAGAACGCGTAAAAGAACTCGAAGCGAAGGTCGCCGAGCTTTACGATCGCGAGGAAATTCGCGACCTGCGCTTTCGCTACCACGAATGTATCAATGAAGCGCAGATGGCGGAAATTCCCGACCTCTTCACACAAGACGGCGAGCTCGAGTTCGGGCATCTCGGCAAAGCCAAAGGTCGCGATCAGATCCAGAAGTTTTTCTCAGGCCTCGGAGGAAGCCGCACCGGCGGCCAGCCGCGCGGGCTCTATCGCGTCCGCCAGTTCATTCACAACCACGTCCTGAAGATAAACGGCGATCGCGCGTCCGGATATGCCTACCTCGAAGCAAAGCCGGTATATAACGGCGAGAGCTACGTCGTCGCCGCGCGTTACAACGACGAGTACGTAAAACGCGACGGGCGCTGGCGCTTTAGCAGGATGAGTCTCACGCCGTTTTTCATGGTGCCGCTGAAAGAAGGCTGGGCGGGCGACGACCTGCTGAAGATGGGCCGCTAGGCGAAGCAGAATCGGAGCAGAGACGTTATGAGTGCGAATGATGGAATCCTTGCCGGTCTCAAAGTTATCGACTGCGCGACTTACGTCGCCGGTCCCGCCGCCGCGACGATCCTGTCGGACTTCGGCGCCGACGTGGTCAAGATCGAGCGGCCGCCGGACGGCGACTTGTGGCGCACGTTTTCATCAGTGCCCGGATATCCCAGCACCGATTTTCATTACACCTGGCTTCTGACTAATCGGAACAAACGCAGTATCGTTCTCGATCTGACTAATACTGCCGGGCGCGATGCGTTGCTGAAACTCGTCGCCGGCGCCGACGTCTTCGTCACCAATTTCCAGCCCTCGCTGCTCTCGAAGTTCCGGCTTAAGTGGGAGGATTTGCGGCCAGTCAACTCGCGCCTCGTATATGCGCATATCACCGGCTACGGCGAAAAGGGCGCGGATGCTGATTCACCGGCATTCGACGGCCTCGCATACTGGGCACGCTCGGGCCTGATGACGAGCGTCACGGGCGCCGATGGCACTCCGGCGGGAGCGCGGCCGGCAATGGGCGACCATCCGACGGCGGCGACACTCTTCGCCGCGATTATGCTCGGGCTGTATCGCCGCGAGCGCACGGGCCAGGGTTCCAAGGTCAGTACGTCGCTGATGGCGGCGGGCGCGTGGGCGAACAGCGTCGATATTCAGGCCAAGCTCTGCGCCGCGGAATTTCCAAAACGCGCGGCGGGAGCGAGTCCGCTCAATCCGCTGATCGCCGCGTATCCCAGCAGCGATGGGCACGCGATGATCATCGCGTTGCTCGATCCCGAGCGCGAGTTTCCGCGCATCTGCCAGGCGGTCGGCGAGCCCGAGCTTGCCAGCAACCCGCTCTTCGTGACTGCCGCCGATCGCAAGGAAAACGCCGCCGCGCTTCATGCGATCCTGCTCTCGCAGTTCGAGTCAAAGCCGCTGAGTCATTGGCGCGAGCAGTTTCGCACCTATGACATCAAGTGGTCTTCGCTGCCGACGCTCGAGGAAGCGGTGCGCGATCCGCAGATGCGGGATTGCGGCGCGATTATCAACTTCAATTATCCCGGACACGGCATGATCGAAACGGTGAACAGTCCGATCTTCGTCGCCGAAAGTGAAAAGCAATCGCCGCAGGCGCCGCCGAACTACGGCGAGCATACGCGCGCGATCCTTCAAGAAGCGGGGCTCAGCGCGGACGAGATCGATCGGCTGAT is a genomic window containing:
- a CDS encoding LLM class flavin-dependent oxidoreductase codes for the protein MKGYGVTLSPMSRAAARASNDKPTSYAGFVELARETEDAGFCGVFIPEAVNDALMSSFAVANATKRINIATWIVNIYLREPALCAISAEMVQEAAQGRFILGLGVSHRPALEARGIDMGNARERLRHDTEIIRKAFHGELEMFGMKFPKPNHPIPIYFAALALETSKLGGEMADGLMLYMCPPERMRKSIDAAHDVAKKHGRQAGSVTMTCGVPVFLSDDLNAAYETARRGLAFYGALPFYNRIMANSGFTEPAARIMEAAQRRDSAAMAAAITNELADAVALIGPASRCIERLDAYRKQGADVLIFAPNPVGEDYASCVRRIHKAFAKLN
- a CDS encoding nuclear transport factor 2 family protein, with the protein product MASNLEERVKELEAKVAELYDREEIRDLRFRYHECINEAQMAEIPDLFTQDGELEFGHLGKAKGRDQIQKFFSGLGGSRTGGQPRGLYRVRQFIHNHVLKINGDRASGYAYLEAKPVYNGESYVVAARYNDEYVKRDGRWRFSRMSLTPFFMVPLKEGWAGDDLLKMGR
- a CDS encoding D-2-hydroxyacid dehydrogenase family protein — its product is MIKIALLDDYARVALKSADWSLLDSKAEITVFDRHLSEDEAATVLRPFDVLCTIRERMSLPRSLFERLPNLKLVTIIGMSLPNLDMNAASEHGVLVAHSNFANPIFANIMNATPELTWGLMIATVRHMGLETHRMREGQWQSTMGTILAGRTLGLLGLGRIGKRMAAYAQAFGMKVIAWSQNLTDETAASVGARRVEKDELFRQSDVLSIHVVLSDRTRGLVTARELALMKPKSYLINTSRGPIVVEADLIAALRAGQIAGAGIDVFDVEPPPADHPFRTMDNVVVTPHLGYVTDETLRAFYTDTLDAVVAYVNGAPIRIANPAALEHPKQRGSR
- a CDS encoding amidohydrolase family protein is translated as MAYDLLIKNGTVVDGTGAPRFRADVAVAGDRIAEIGQISEGAKRTIDASDLIVSPGFVDPHTHYDAQICWDPLISCTSWHGITSVVMGNCGVGVAPCKPEAREIAAWDLTNVEAIPFDTLNKGIKWEWETFPEFLNAAQKRGSAINLGFLAPLTPFRHYVMGKESMERAATADETTQIATLLGEAMAAGAMGFSTTTLRQHIGFKGSPLACRLASNDELKSYANVLKKAGKGSIEVALTKKIASVAEDEYALLDMLLSESGRPVTWLAMASTPRHPERALETLKQVEPLIKRGGIPQVLCKPFSAQLDLHNPFSFADNEVWNRVFNQPAEKQKQIYSDPEFRRQFRDSLKRPHLFGGHWHRVDVLEATNPALKQYEGKSVQEVAEMRGKDGLDTFLDLAVEDDLNLQYIMQQFHEEGIQQLISDPRTMIGLSDGGAHVDMLCDAGYTTYLLGNWVRNREAVTLEFAVKRITSEPANFFGIRERGQLKQGWKADVTVFDPNTVNSAKRAKMAHDLPGGGRRLVMPAEGIEYTIVNGHLSYEHGKQSGHLAGEVIRSTAA
- a CDS encoding VOC family protein — translated: MKGISHVAVGVSDMARSLPFYRDLLGLEVMLDTEEKVGNGSRHAVYMRWGRDGGFLVLSQTLGRDASGIPLRLHQVGLHHFAFLVDDLEKRFEKLKNAGVKIIVPPYAADTSAYGEKSGGKVLTCLFEDPDGTILQFDQRMN
- a CDS encoding CaiB/BaiF CoA-transferase family protein, which gives rise to MSANDGILAGLKVIDCATYVAGPAAATILSDFGADVVKIERPPDGDLWRTFSSVPGYPSTDFHYTWLLTNRNKRSIVLDLTNTAGRDALLKLVAGADVFVTNFQPSLLSKFRLKWEDLRPVNSRLVYAHITGYGEKGADADSPAFDGLAYWARSGLMTSVTGADGTPAGARPAMGDHPTAATLFAAIMLGLYRRERTGQGSKVSTSLMAAGAWANSVDIQAKLCAAEFPKRAAGASPLNPLIAAYPSSDGHAMIIALLDPEREFPRICQAVGEPELASNPLFVTAADRKENAAALHAILLSQFESKPLSHWREQFRTYDIKWSSLPTLEEAVRDPQMRDCGAIINFNYPGHGMIETVNSPIFVAESEKQSPQAPPNYGEHTRAILQEAGLSADEIDRLIRSGAAVARDRK